From one Ahaetulla prasina isolate Xishuangbanna chromosome 18, ASM2864084v1, whole genome shotgun sequence genomic stretch:
- the B3GALT6 gene encoding beta-1,3-galactosyltransferase 6, protein MKLVRLLCRHKTLLGGLSLFGMVLLYLAKCTSEGLKSSPGWGLPHQQQPPARGGALGGPHPPAAAPPPPPEEATFLAVLVVSGPKYTERRSIIRSTWLSVAGRVPRSDLWCRFVVGTGGLTGEELHSLELEQSRHHDLLLLPDLRDSYENLTAKILAMYVWLDQHLDFRFVLKADDDTFVRLDVLAEELRSKEPRRLYWGFFSGRGRVKSGGKWKENAWLLCDYYLPYALGGGYVISSDLVRYLRLSQDYLNLWQSEDVSLGAWLAPVDVKRIHDPRFDTEYKSRGCNNKYVVTHKQSLEDMLEKHQTLAKEGKLCKEEVKLRLSYVYDWNVPPSQCCQRKDGIP, encoded by the coding sequence ATGAAGCTGGTGCGCCTGCTCTGTCGCCACAAGACCCTGCTGGGGGGGCTGTCCCTCTTTGGGATGGTGCTGCTCTACCTGGCTAAGTGCACCTCGGAGGGCCTCAAGTCCTCCCCGGGGTGGGGGCTGCCCCACCAGCAGCAGCCCCCCGCCCGGGGAGGGGCCCTGGGTGGCCCTCACCCCCCTGCGGcggcccctccgccccctccggaGGAGGCCACCTTCCTGGCCGTGCTGGTGGTCAGCGGCCCCAAGTACACCGAGCGGCGGAGCATCATCCGAAGCACCTGGCTCTCGGTGGCCGGACGCGTGCCCCGCAGCGACCTGTGGTGCCGCTTCGTGGTGGGCACCGGCGGGCTGACCGGAGAGGAGCTGCACAGCCTGGAGTTGGAGCAGAGCCGCCACCacgacctcctcctccttcccgacCTGCGGGATTCCTACGAGAACCTGACGGCCAAAATCTTGGCTATGTACGTCTGGCTGGACCAGCACCTGGACTTCCGCTTCGTCCTGAAGGCCGACGACGACACCTTCGTCCGCCTGGACGTCCTGGCGGAAGAGCTGCGGTCCAAGGAGCCGCGTCGCCTCTACTGGGGCTTCTTTTCGGGCCGCGGGCGCGTGAAGTCAGGCGGCAAGTGGAAAGAAAACGCCTGGCTCCTGTGCGACTACTACCTGCCTTACGCCCTGGGCGGTGGCTACGTCATCTCGTCCGACCTGGTGCGTTACCTGCGCCTGAGCCAAGACTATCTCAACCTCTGGCAGAGCGAGGACGTCTCCTTGGGGGCCTGGCTGGCTCCCGTGGATGTCAAGAGGATTCACGACCCTCGCTTTGACACCGAGTACAAATCACGCGGTTGCAACAATAAGTACGTGGTGACGCATAAGCAGAGTCTGGAGGACATGCTGGAGAAGCATCAGACTCTGGCCAAAGAAGGGAAGCTTTGCAAGGAGGAGGTGAAACTCCGACTCTCGTACGTGTACGACTGGAACGTGCCTCCTTCCCAATGCTGCCAGAGGAAAGATGGCATACCCTGA